One window of Candidatus Phytoplasma solani genomic DNA carries:
- a CDS encoding OsmC family protein produces the protein MIVFQVTTYFNPHLNDLCFFEEKNRTTKKLVSALEPSQNQSGPKDLFCLSWAICLYKTSKKILEEKGYKNKDLRIKIILEMGKDDKGFYFKPTAILGIKDMLLQEIEVILVSAHKRCPISRLISSDSNVKVKATNYDELITQ, from the coding sequence ATGATTGTTTTTCAGGTAACAACTTATTTTAATCCACATTTAAATGATTTATGTTTTTTTGAAGAAAAAAATAGAACCACTAAAAAACTTGTTTCAGCTTTAGAACCTAGTCAAAACCAATCAGGTCCCAAAGATTTGTTTTGTCTTTCTTGGGCTATTTGTTTGTATAAAACTTCTAAAAAAATTTTAGAAGAAAAAGGTTATAAAAATAAAGATTTAAGAATTAAAATAATTTTAGAAATGGGAAAAGACGATAAAGGTTTTTATTTTAAACCAACTGCTATTTTAGGGATAAAAGATATGTTATTGCAAGAAATTGAAGTGATTTTAGTATCTGCTCACAAAAGATGTCCTATTTCACGTTTAATTAGTTCTGACTCCAATGTAAAAGTTAAAGCTACTAATTATGACGAATTAATCACCCAATAA
- a CDS encoding IS3 family transposase, with the protein MKYLTENQVKNIIHKYMHYYNYKRKMKILNYLSPIEYKKNILNNCRSIFEWLFFLIFFESCLFCLKNCCSLSVHFSWSLPLNENFFIKN; encoded by the coding sequence ATGAAATACTTAACCGAAAATCAAGTTAAAAATATTATTCATAAATATATGCATTATTATAACTACAAACGAAAAATGAAAATTCTTAATTATTTATCTCCGATTGAATATAAAAAAAATATTTTAAATAATTGCCGTTCTATTTTTGAATGGTTATTTTTTTTGATTTTTTTTGAGTCATGTCTTTTTTGTCTCAAAAATTGTTGTTCTTTATCAGTTCACTTTTCGTGGAGCTTACCATTAAATGAGAATTTTTTTATAAAAAATTAA
- a CDS encoding lysophospholipid acyltransferase family protein has protein sequence MKQWFLLPFVFVLSLMMAFLITFLFLVFCLAIMSFFPPNHSFKGFVIRSLSRCIKTFLRIEVTVKNKNLFPLKENIIIYANHKSYIDAFLIASELPRTLAFAPKDKFCFPVLTKWFLDLAFYSSDCMVVSRDNIRKTSQNLINIIPKIKLGLALVVFPEGGMTNVNDEKVTSLLRGSFKISFKSEASIIPLTVKGASQIKNYFWWQKKKVEIIIHKSLKYNDYRGQTTQQIALNVEKIINSSFE, from the coding sequence TTGAAACAGTGGTTTTTATTACCTTTTGTTTTTGTTTTATCCTTGATGATGGCTTTTTTAATAACTTTTTTGTTTTTGGTTTTTTGTCTTGCGATAATGTCTTTTTTTCCTCCAAATCATTCTTTTAAAGGGTTTGTTATTCGCAGCTTATCTCGGTGTATTAAAACTTTTTTGCGAATTGAAGTGACAGTTAAAAATAAAAATTTATTCCCTTTAAAAGAAAATATTATTATTTATGCTAACCATAAATCTTATATAGACGCTTTTCTAATCGCAAGTGAACTTCCAAGAACTTTAGCTTTTGCTCCCAAAGATAAATTTTGTTTTCCGGTTTTAACTAAGTGGTTTTTAGATTTAGCTTTTTATTCTTCCGATTGTATGGTTGTATCAAGAGATAATATTAGAAAAACATCTCAAAATTTAATCAATATAATACCTAAAATTAAATTAGGTTTGGCTCTTGTTGTTTTTCCTGAAGGAGGGATGACAAATGTTAACGATGAAAAAGTAACCTCTCTTTTAAGAGGCTCTTTTAAAATATCTTTTAAAAGTGAAGCTTCCATTATTCCTTTAACCGTTAAAGGAGCTAGTCAAATTAAAAATTATTTTTGGTGGCAAAAAAAAAAAGTTGAAATCATTATTCACAAATCATTAAAATATAATGATTATCGGGGCCAAACAACACAACAAATAGCTTTGAATGTTGAAAAAATTATCAATTCTAGTTTTGAATAA
- a CDS encoding dihydrofolate reductase — translation MINLITAFDSNYLIGVDNKLPWKYPQDLHYFKKITLNQEVLMGYQTYLSLKSYFKNKPFNFKKTYVATFKKDLQLPNCEVVFDLLKFLKTFSSKKTSHLFVIGGRQIYQQVLPIVNILYITHILNRHKGNVYFPQVNWQEFQLVQKTIETQLIFALYQRKKEFLLC, via the coding sequence ATGATTAATTTAATTACAGCTTTTGATAGTAATTATTTAATAGGGGTGGATAATAAACTTCCTTGGAAATATCCTCAAGATTTACATTATTTTAAAAAAATAACTTTGAATCAAGAAGTTTTAATGGGTTATCAAACTTATCTTTCTTTAAAAAGTTATTTTAAAAACAAACCTTTTAATTTCAAAAAAACTTATGTTGCTACTTTTAAAAAAGATTTGCAATTACCAAATTGTGAAGTGGTTTTTGATTTACTAAAATTTTTAAAGACTTTTTCCAGTAAAAAAACCTCTCATCTTTTTGTCATTGGTGGTAGACAAATTTATCAACAAGTTTTACCAATTGTTAATATTTTATATATTACTCATATTTTAAACAGACATAAAGGAAATGTTTATTTTCCACAAGTTAATTGGCAAGAGTTTCAGTTAGTGCAAAAAACTATTGAAACACAATTAATTTTTGCTCTTTATCAAAGAAAAAAGGAATTTTTATTATGTTAA
- a CDS encoding replicative DNA helicase yields the protein MINQTAEHILLKFLLLNPKQFTSIENKIHIHDFNDPKVKYIYNLLLDFHKQKKIWDLKKIDLFLTIIPEFKRKNVQNYLTLILQKSPLCHLSEINNYIQKIKKDSSEKEIEQISQTTSLFATPKDLMEDILKKTIFNPSKNGLLGFDTGFNQLNHDTLGFQKKELIILGARPGVGKTTLMMNLAINIIIKNSNTKIVIFSLEMSNTQLILKSLSSISNVDMRRLRLGAVSEKEKETIIYSSHTLGQLRLFFDDESSLVSEIEVKCNDFKQTHGLDMVFIDYLQLLQDKPVDKISKKLKQLAKKLNIVIFCLAQLNRESAKSSTPRRPKLTDLKDTGNIEQDADLVMLLYCETNTIINKLPQLKYEMIIAKNRNGISNKTYQLHFNNQTQTFTEKIEK from the coding sequence ATGATAAATCAAACAGCAGAACATATTTTATTAAAATTTTTACTTTTAAATCCAAAACAATTTACTTCAATAGAAAATAAAATTCATATACATGATTTTAACGATCCTAAAGTTAAATATATTTATAATCTTTTATTGGATTTTCACAAACAAAAAAAAATTTGGGATCTTAAAAAAATTGACCTTTTTTTAACTATTATTCCTGAATTTAAACGTAAAAATGTTCAAAATTATTTAACATTAATCCTTCAAAAATCACCTTTATGCCACTTATCAGAAATAAATAATTATATTCAAAAAATTAAAAAAGATAGTTCAGAAAAAGAAATCGAACAAATTTCTCAAACAACTTCTCTTTTTGCCACTCCCAAAGATTTAATGGAAGATATTTTAAAAAAAACTATTTTTAATCCAAGTAAAAATGGATTATTGGGGTTTGATACCGGTTTTAATCAATTAAATCATGATACTTTAGGTTTTCAAAAAAAAGAATTAATTATTTTAGGAGCTCGTCCTGGAGTTGGCAAAACAACTTTAATGATGAATTTAGCTATTAACATTATTATCAAAAATTCTAATACTAAAATAGTTATTTTTAGTTTAGAAATGAGCAATACTCAATTAATCTTAAAAAGTTTAAGTTCTATTTCTAATGTTGATATGCGCCGCTTACGATTAGGAGCAGTCAGTGAAAAAGAAAAAGAAACAATCATTTATTCCTCACACACATTAGGACAATTGCGGTTATTTTTTGATGATGAATCCTCTTTAGTTTCTGAAATTGAAGTTAAATGTAATGACTTTAAACAAACTCATGGATTAGATATGGTTTTTATTGATTATTTACAGTTATTACAAGATAAACCAGTAGATAAAATTTCTAAAAAATTAAAACAATTAGCAAAAAAACTCAATATTGTTATTTTTTGTCTTGCTCAATTAAACCGAGAATCAGCGAAAAGTAGCACTCCAAGAAGACCTAAATTAACGGATTTAAAAGATACAGGAAATATTGAACAAGATGCTGATTTAGTGATGCTTTTATATTGCGAAACTAACACAATTATCAATAAATTGCCACAATTGAAATATGAGATGATTATTGCCAAAAACAGAAATGGTATTTCTAATAAAACATATCAACTTCATTTTAATAATCAAACCCAAACTTTTACAGAAAAAATAGAAAAATAA